The following proteins are co-located in the Escherichia fergusonii ATCC 35469 genome:
- the hyaE gene encoding hydrogenase-1 operon protein HyaE, whose protein sequence is MSNDTPFDALWQRMLARGWTPISESRLDDWLTQAPDGVVLLSSDPKRTPEVSDNPVMIGELLREFPDYTWQVAIADLEQSEAIGDRFGVFRFPATLVFTGGSYRGVLNGIHPWAELINLMRGLVEPQQERAS, encoded by the coding sequence ATGAGCAACGACACGCCATTTGATGCGTTGTGGCAACGTATGCTGGCGCGCGGCTGGACGCCGATCAGTGAATCCCGTCTTGACGACTGGCTTACGCAAGCGCCAGACGGTGTGGTGTTATTAAGCAGTGACCCGAAACGCACGCCAGAGGTTAGCGATAATCCGGTAATGATTGGCGAATTACTGCGCGAGTTTCCTGATTATACATGGCAGGTAGCGATTGCCGACCTTGAGCAAAGCGAAGCCATCGGCGATCGCTTTGGCGTATTTCGTTTTCCCGCCACACTGGTGTTTACCGGTGGTAGCTATCGCGGCGTGCTGAATGGTATTCACCCGTGGGCGGAACTGATAAACCTGATGCGCGGGCTTGTCGAACCGCAACAGGAGCGTGCCTCATGA
- a CDS encoding hydrogenase expression/formation protein, with amino-acid sequence MSETFFHLLGPGTQPDDDSFSMNPLPITCQVNDEPSMAALEQCAHSPQVIALLNELQHQLSERQPPLGEVLAVDLFNLNADDRHFINTLLGEGEVSVRIQQVDGSESEIQEAIFCGLWRVRRRRGEQLLEDKLEAGCAPLALWQAATQNVLPTDSLLPPPIDGLMNGLPLAHELLAHVRNPDAQPHSINLTQLPISEADRLFLSRLCGSGNIQIRTIGYGESYINATGLRHVWHLRCTDTLKGPLLESYEICPIPEVVLAAPEDLADSAQRLAEVSQWLQECVG; translated from the coding sequence ATGAGCGAAACTTTTTTCCATCTACTGGGACCCGGAACGCAGCCTGATGATGACAGTTTTAGCATGAATCCACTGCCGATTACCTGTCAGGTGAATGATGAACCGAGTATGGCGGCCCTGGAGCAATGTGCTCATAGCCCGCAGGTGATTGCGCTATTAAACGAGTTACAACATCAACTAAGCGAACGCCAGCCGCCGCTGGGTGAGGTGCTGGCAGTCGATCTGTTCAATCTCAACGCCGACGATCGTCACTTTATCAATACGCTTCTCGGGGAAGGGGAAGTGTCAGTGCGCATTCAGCAGGTTGATGGTAGTGAAAGTGAAATTCAGGAGGCGATCTTCTGCGGATTATGGCGGGTACGCAGACGTCGCGGTGAACAGTTGCTGGAGGACAAACTGGAGGCAGGCTGCGCGCCGCTGGCGTTGTGGCAGGCGGCAACGCAAAACGTCTTGCCGACAGACTCGTTGCTACCGCCGCCCATCGATGGCCTGATGAATGGCCTACCGCTGGCGCATGAATTACTGGCACATGTACGTAACCCCGACGCGCAGCCGCACAGCATTAATCTGACGCAATTACCCATCAGCGAGGCTGATCGGCTTTTTCTCTCACGTCTCTGTGGGTCGGGAAATATTCAGATTCGCACCATTGGCTATGGCGAGAGCTATATCAACGCCACGGGGTTACGCCATGTCTGGCATTTACGCTGCACGGACACCTTAAAAGGCCCATTACTTGAAAGTTATGAAATCTGTCCAATACCGGAAGTGGTACTGGCGGCACCAGAAGATTTGGCGGATTCCGCGCAGCGCCTGGCAGAAGTAAGCCAGT